A single Capricornis sumatraensis isolate serow.1 chromosome 20, serow.2, whole genome shotgun sequence DNA region contains:
- the ZNF606 gene encoding zinc finger protein 606, producing MLETYGHLLSVGNQITKPEVISLLEQGEEPWSMEPAYPLQGTCPEWMKNLESKALIPTQSILDEEQSHSMKLERYIWDDPWFSRLEVLGCKDQLEMYHVNQSTAMRQMVFMQKQILSQRGSEFCELGAGCSQSLSIVPSQKVSQVEHFYKPDVNAESWRCNSAIMYTDKITCENNEYDKAFYQSMQPVHPARVQTGDNLLKCTDTVKSFNHILHFGDHMGMHTGEKLYEYKECHQIFNKSPSFNEHPGIHIGGNQYDYKEYENIFYFSSFMEHQKIGTVEKAYKYNEWEKVFGYDSFLTQHTSTYATEKPYEYNDCGTSFIWSSYLIQHKKTHTGEKPYECDKCGKVFRNRSALTKHERTHTGIKPYECNKCGKAFSWNSHLIVHKRIHTGEKPYVCNECGKSFNWNSHLIGHQRTHTGEKPFVCTECGKSFSWSSHLIAHMRMHTGEKPFKCDECEKAFRDYSALSKHERTHSGAKPYKCTECGKSFSWSSHLIAHQRTHTGEKPYNCQECGKAFRERSALTKHEIIHSGIKPYECNKCGKSCSQMAHLVRHQRTHTGEKPYECNKCGKSFSQSCHLVAHRRIHTGEKPYKCNQCERSFNCSSHLIAHRRTHTGEKPYRCNECGKAFNESSSLIVHLRNHTGEKPYKCNHCEKAFCKNSSLIIHQRMHSGEKRFICNNCGKAFSGHSALLQHQRIHSEEKLCELN from the exons ATGCTGGAGACCTATGGGCACCTGCTGTCTGTAG GGAATCAGATCACCAAGCCTGAGGTCATCTCCCTGTTGGAGCAAGGAGAAGAGCCATGGTCAATGGAACCAGCATATCCTCTTCAAGGCACTTGTCCAG aATGGatgaaaaatcttgaaagcaaagCGTTGATCCCAACACAGAGCATATTGGATGAGGAACAGTCTCATAGCATGAAGTTGGAGAGATACATATGGGATGATCCTTGGTTCTCCAGGTTAGAAGTTTTGGGATGTAAAGACCAATTAGAAATGTATCACGTGAACCAGAGTACAGCTATGAGGCAGATGGTCTTCATGCAAAAGCAGATACTATCTCAAAGAGGCTCTGAGTTCTGTGAACTTGGAGCAGGGTGTAGCCAGAGCTTAAGCATTGTTCCATCTCAGAAAGTTTCTCAAGTGGAACATTTCTATAAGCCTGATGTAAATGCTGAAAGTTGGAGATGTAACTCAGCCATAATGTATACTGATAAGATTACCTGTGAAAATAATGAGTATGACAAAGCCTTCTACCAGTCCATGCAGCCTGTTCACCCTGCAAGGGTACAAACTGgagataatcttttaaaatgcacTGATACTGTTAAATCTTTCAATCATATACTGCATTTTGGTGATCATATGGGAATGCATACAGGAGAAAAACTCTATGAATATAAGGAATGCCATCAAATCTTTAACAAGAGCCCTTCATTTAATGAACATCCGGGAATTCACATTGGAGGAAACCAGTATGAttacaaagaatatgaaaacatctTTTACTTTTCATCCTTTATGGAACATCAAAAAATTGGTACTGTAGAGAAAGCATATAAATACAATGAATGGGAGAAAGTCTTTGGGTATGACTCCTTCCTTACACAACATACAAGCACTTATGCTACAGAGAAACCTTATGAATATAATGACTGTGGAACATCTTTCATTTGGAGTTCTTACCTTATCCAACATAAGAAaactcatactggagagaaaccctatgaatgtgaTAAATGTGGAAAGGTTTTTAGGAATCGTTCAGCCCTTACTAAACATGAACGGACTCACACTGGAATAAAACCTTATGAATGTAAtaaatgtggaaaagccttcagcTGGAATTCTCATCTTATTGTACATAAGAGAAttcatacaggagagaaaccttatgTATGTAATGAATGTGGGAAGTCTTTCAACTGGAACTCCCATCTTATTGGGCATCAGAGaactcatactggagagaaaccttttgTATGTACTGAATGTGGGAAATCTTTCAGCTGGAGCTCTCATCTTATTGCCCATATGAGAAtgcatactggagagaagcccttTAAATGTGATgaatgtgaaaaagcttttaGGGATTACTCAGCCCTTAGTAAACATGAAAGAACTCACTCTGGAGCAAAACCATATAAATGTACTGaatgtggaaaatccttcagCTGGAGCTCCCATCTTATTGCCCATCAGAGAACTCACACGGGAGAGAAACCCTATAACTGTCAGGAATGTGGCAAAGCATTCAGAGAACGTTCAGCCCTCACTAAACATGAAATAATTCATTCTGGGATTAAGCCCTATGAATGCAATAAATGTGGAAAATCCTGTAGTCAAATGGCTCACCTTGTTAGACATCAAAGAACTCATactggagaaaagccctatgaatgcaataaatgtggaaaatccttcagCCAGAGCTGTCACCTTGTTGCTCATCGGAGAATCCACACTGGTGAGAAACCCTACAAATGTAATCAATGTGAAAGATCCTTTAACTGTAGCTCTCATCTTATCGCTCACCGGAGaactcatactggagagaaaccatatagaTGTAACGAGTGTGGAAAAGCATTTAATGAGAGTTCTTCCCTTATTGTACATCTGAGAAACcatactggagaaaaaccctACAAATGTAATCATTGTGAGAAAGCTTTCTGTAAGAATTCTTCTCTTATTATCCATCAGAGAATGCATAGTGGAGAGAAACGCTTTATATGCAACAACTGCGGAAAAGCCTTTAGTGGTCACTCCGCCCTCCTCCAACACCAGAGAATTCATAGTGAAGAGAAACTCTGTGAATTGAATTGa